From a region of the Pseudomonadaceae bacterium SI-3 genome:
- a CDS encoding AI-2E family transporter translates to MTITHNNRWLWLVALFLIGWLIYQLSPILSPFLVGILLAYLGDPLVDRLERWKLSRTWGVILVFSLFTLLCLLLLLVLVPMLGKQLMHLYELAPLGLDWLQLTALPWVQARFGLDDDFWRVDQLKSAFSANLGSTKDVVAIILSQATASSIALLAWLANLLLVPVVCFYLLRDWDLIMAKLRTLLPRRREDTVMALMRECHEVIGAFLRGQLLVMLALAVVYSAGLMLVGVELGLLIGVLAGLASIVPYMGFVVGIGAAVIAVLFQFGLELYPLLGVAAVFTVGQMMEGMLLTPLLVGDRIGLHPVAVIFAVLAGGQLFGFTGVLLALPVAAVIMVLLRHVHDLYKLSDLYAEPPADPPRQP, encoded by the coding sequence ATGACCATCACCCACAACAACCGCTGGCTATGGCTGGTGGCGCTGTTTTTGATTGGCTGGTTGATCTATCAGCTATCACCCATCCTTTCGCCTTTTCTGGTCGGCATCCTGCTGGCTTATCTGGGCGACCCACTGGTAGACCGGCTGGAGCGTTGGAAGCTGTCCCGAACCTGGGGTGTGATTCTGGTTTTCTCACTGTTCACACTGCTGTGTCTGTTGCTGCTGCTGGTGTTGGTTCCGATGCTCGGCAAGCAGCTGATGCATCTCTATGAGCTTGCACCGCTGGGCCTGGACTGGCTGCAGCTGACGGCGCTGCCCTGGGTGCAAGCGCGGTTTGGCCTCGACGACGATTTCTGGCGCGTCGATCAGCTCAAGAGCGCGTTTTCCGCCAATCTCGGCAGCACCAAGGACGTGGTAGCGATCATCCTCAGTCAGGCTACGGCGTCGAGCATCGCCTTGCTGGCCTGGTTGGCGAATCTCCTGCTGGTGCCGGTGGTGTGTTTCTATTTACTGCGGGACTGGGACCTGATCATGGCCAAACTGCGCACGCTTCTACCGCGGCGGCGCGAGGATACTGTCATGGCGCTGATGCGCGAATGCCACGAGGTCATCGGCGCGTTTCTGCGTGGTCAGCTGCTGGTTATGTTGGCGCTGGCTGTCGTCTATTCCGCTGGTCTCATGTTGGTCGGTGTCGAATTGGGACTGTTGATCGGTGTCTTGGCTGGCCTCGCCAGCATCGTGCCGTACATGGGGTTCGTGGTGGGTATAGGCGCAGCAGTGATTGCCGTGCTGTTCCAGTTTGGTCTGGAGCTCTATCCCCTGCTGGGCGTCGCGGCGGTGTTCACAGTAGGGCAGATGATGGAAGGCATGCTGCTAACCCCGCTGCTGGTGGGTGACCGTATCGGCCTGCACCCCGTTGCGGTGATCTTCGCGGTGCTGGCTGGGGGGCAGCTGTTTGGTTTTACCGGCGTGCTCCTGGCATTGCCAGTTGCGGCGGTGATCATGGTCCTGCTGCGCCATGTGCATGATCTCTATAAACTCTCGGATCTTTATGCAGAGCCGCCGGCCGACCCACCCCGCCAACCATGA
- a CDS encoding DnaA regulatory inactivator Hda (controls initiation of DNA replication by inhibiting re-initiation of replication, promotes hydrolysis of DnaA-bound ATP), protein MKPIQLPLGIRLRDDATFANFYPGANAAALGYVERVCSPAAGWSDELIYLWGGTGVGRSHLLQAACLRVEQRGELAVYLPLAEVAEYGPALLDDLEQSELVCLDDLDAIAGDPVWEEALFHLFNRLRDSGRRLLLAADASPREIAVQLPDLKSRLSLSLVFQLQELSDEDKLRALQLRASRRGLNLPDDVGRFILTRGARSMSALFELLDRLDQASLQAQRKLTIPFLKETLGW, encoded by the coding sequence ATGAAACCCATTCAGCTTCCCCTGGGCATTCGTCTTCGTGACGATGCCACCTTTGCCAACTTCTACCCGGGCGCCAATGCGGCCGCGCTTGGCTATGTCGAGCGAGTCTGTTCGCCTGCGGCTGGTTGGTCCGATGAATTGATCTATCTGTGGGGCGGTACTGGCGTCGGGCGCAGTCATTTGCTTCAGGCCGCCTGTTTGCGCGTCGAACAACGTGGTGAACTGGCCGTGTATCTGCCGTTGGCGGAAGTGGCGGAATACGGCCCGGCGCTTCTGGATGATCTGGAACAGAGCGAGCTGGTCTGTCTGGATGATCTGGATGCCATAGCGGGCGATCCGGTGTGGGAAGAAGCCTTGTTCCATCTGTTCAATCGGCTTCGCGACAGTGGTCGACGCCTGTTGCTCGCCGCCGATGCCTCTCCGCGAGAGATCGCTGTACAGCTTCCAGATCTCAAGTCCCGTTTGAGTCTATCGCTGGTGTTTCAACTGCAGGAACTCTCGGATGAGGACAAGCTGCGCGCCTTGCAGCTTCGAGCATCGCGCCGCGGTTTGAACCTGCCGGACGATGTAGGCCGCTTCATCCTGACTCGCGGTGCCCGCAGCATGAGCGCATTGTTCGAGTTGCTCGACCGGCTCGATCAGGCCTCCCTCCAGGCGCAACGCAAACTGACCATCCCGTTTCTCAAGGAAACGCTCGGCTGGTAG
- a CDS encoding DUF2069 domain-containing protein: MARKPKPLPSLEWLTPRVKLSRAISLASFIGLAVLLVVWNLAFADLHGARTWVVVSIQLIPLLLVAPGMISGSPRAHAWTCFIVNLYFIQGVLAAINPARMVYGWLEAIISLTLFISALLYTRWAYQYGRKAAGES; the protein is encoded by the coding sequence GTGGCTAGAAAGCCGAAACCCCTGCCGTCGCTCGAATGGCTGACGCCACGGGTAAAACTCAGCCGCGCGATCAGCCTGGCCAGTTTCATTGGACTGGCCGTGCTATTGGTGGTCTGGAATCTGGCATTTGCCGATCTGCACGGCGCGCGCACCTGGGTGGTGGTCAGCATTCAGCTGATTCCGCTCCTTCTGGTGGCCCCTGGCATGATCTCCGGAAGCCCGCGCGCCCATGCCTGGACCTGTTTTATCGTCAATCTGTACTTCATTCAGGGCGTGCTTGCCGCTATCAACCCCGCCCGGATGGTATACGGCTGGCTGGAAGCAATCATCAGCCTGACGCTCTTCATAAGCGCCCTGCTCTATACCCGCTGGGCTTATCAGTACGGTCGCAAAGCGGCAGGTGAAAGCTGA
- a CDS encoding NAD(P)H:quinone oxidoreductase: protein MSAPYVLVLYYSRHGATAEMARQIARGVEQAGLEARLRTVPAVSAECETVAPAIPEHGAIYATLDDLKHCSGLALGSPTRFGNMAAPLKYFLDGTSGLWLTGELVGKPAGVFTSTSSLHGGQETTLLSMLLPLLHHGMLLLGLPYSQNALLETRGGGTPYGPSHHAGADGKRALDEHEISLCRALGQRLAETAKRLENNRG from the coding sequence ATGAGTGCACCGTACGTCCTTGTGCTGTATTACAGCCGTCACGGCGCCACTGCGGAAATGGCCCGGCAAATTGCCCGAGGCGTCGAACAGGCAGGGCTTGAGGCACGATTGCGCACCGTACCGGCCGTGTCTGCCGAATGCGAGACGGTTGCGCCTGCGATTCCCGAGCATGGCGCCATTTACGCAACGCTGGATGACCTGAAGCATTGCTCCGGCCTCGCTCTTGGTAGCCCGACCCGCTTTGGCAACATGGCCGCCCCGCTGAAATACTTCCTCGACGGCACCAGCGGACTCTGGCTGACCGGCGAACTGGTCGGTAAACCTGCTGGCGTGTTTACCTCCACCTCCAGCTTGCATGGCGGTCAGGAGACCACGTTGCTGTCCATGCTATTACCCCTACTGCACCACGGCATGTTGCTGCTCGGCCTGCCGTACAGCCAAAACGCCTTGCTTGAAACTCGTGGCGGCGGCACCCCCTACGGCCCCAGCCACCATGCCGGAGCAGATGGCAAGCGTGCATTAGATGAGCATGAAATCAGTCTTTGCCGCGCACTGGGCCAACGCCTCGCCGAAACCGCCAAGCGTCTGGAGAATAACCGTGGCTAG
- the arsC gene encoding arsenate reductase (glutaredoxin), whose translation MTELILYHNPRCSKSRSALELLEQRGLSPSVIRYLETPPSAAELQQILARLGISPRQLLRSGEEEYKTLNLADPTLTDGQIIDAMVAHPKLIERPILVAGDVAVIGRPPEKVLEILP comes from the coding sequence ATGACCGAATTGATCCTTTACCACAACCCACGCTGTTCGAAATCACGAAGTGCCCTGGAACTGCTCGAACAACGCGGCCTCTCCCCTTCCGTCATCCGGTATCTCGAAACGCCTCCGTCGGCTGCTGAGCTCCAGCAGATACTTGCCAGGCTGGGCATCAGCCCACGCCAGCTGCTACGCAGCGGCGAGGAAGAGTACAAAACCCTGAACCTCGCCGACCCGACGCTCACTGATGGGCAGATCATCGACGCCATGGTCGCTCACCCGAAACTTATCGAACGGCCGATACTGGTAGCCGGTGATGTGGCGGTGATTGGTCGACCGCCGGAAAAGGTACTGGAGATCCTGCCATGA
- a CDS encoding TlpA family protein disulfide reductase, which produces MNRGLSGLLGAFACLMLVGCGEDWGADQHGANVTAQQLDGQWLLINYWAEWCGPCRTEIPELNALDQSRDDITVLGVNFDGLQGDELVAAAKQLNIKFRVLSVDPAERLGLPRSAVLPVTYIVDAGGEVRESLVGEQTAEGLLARLDKLRSEG; this is translated from the coding sequence ATGAACAGAGGACTCAGCGGATTGCTTGGTGCCTTCGCCTGCTTGATGCTGGTGGGCTGTGGTGAGGATTGGGGGGCGGACCAGCACGGCGCTAATGTCACTGCGCAGCAGCTCGACGGGCAGTGGCTGCTGATCAATTACTGGGCCGAATGGTGCGGCCCTTGCCGAACCGAAATTCCCGAACTGAACGCACTGGACCAGTCGCGGGACGACATCACGGTACTGGGCGTGAATTTCGACGGGCTGCAAGGCGACGAGCTGGTCGCTGCGGCCAAACAGTTGAACATCAAATTCAGAGTGCTCAGCGTCGATCCGGCGGAGCGGTTGGGCCTGCCACGCAGTGCAGTGCTGCCGGTCACCTATATTGTCGATGCTGGCGGGGAAGTTCGCGAGAGTCTGGTGGGTGAGCAAACGGCGGAAGGGCTGCTCGCCAGGTTGGATAAACTACGGAGCGAGGGGTAG
- a CDS encoding transglycosylase: MKPLRLLWLIMLVVAWPVSATVRQAPEPELRELMQRTVAEAESFQDRFDAEVWLLDMSTRLKRYVRDPQERLTLLRLVHQEASKAGLKPDIVLALIHAESHFDRFAISSVGAQGMMQVMPFWKAELGRPQDNLTDNATNLRYGCTILSYYLKKENGDINRALARYNGSLGKHHYPAKVIGFWQDFWYVKP; the protein is encoded by the coding sequence ATGAAGCCGCTCCGACTCCTGTGGCTGATAATGCTGGTGGTTGCCTGGCCAGTCTCTGCGACTGTTCGCCAGGCACCCGAACCGGAGCTTCGCGAACTGATGCAGCGCACCGTGGCAGAAGCTGAGAGCTTTCAGGATCGTTTTGATGCGGAAGTCTGGCTGCTCGATATGTCGACTCGCCTGAAGCGCTACGTTCGTGATCCGCAGGAGCGTCTGACTTTGCTTCGGTTGGTGCATCAGGAGGCCAGCAAGGCGGGGCTCAAACCAGATATCGTTCTGGCACTGATCCATGCTGAAAGCCACTTCGACCGTTTCGCCATTTCCAGCGTCGGCGCGCAGGGCATGATGCAGGTGATGCCCTTCTGGAAAGCCGAGCTAGGACGACCGCAAGACAATCTGACCGACAACGCCACCAACCTCCGCTACGGCTGCACCATCCTCAGCTATTACCTGAAGAAGGAAAACGGTGATATCAACCGAGCGCTGGCACGCTATAACGGCAGCCTCGGCAAACATCACTATCCAGCAAAGGTCATCGGCTTCTGGCAGGATTTCTGGTACGTCAAGCCTTGA
- a CDS encoding proline--tRNA ligase, translating to MRTSQFLLSTLKETPSDAVVISHQLMLRAGMIRKLASGLYTWMPMGLRALRKAEAIVREEMNKTGALEVLMPGIQPAELWQETGRWEQYGPELLRLKDRHDREFCVGPTHEEIITDLARNELNSYKQLPINFYQIQTKFRDEIRPRFGLMRGREFIMKDAYSFHADQQSLQETYDRMHQAYCNIFTRLGLNFRPVQADTGSIGGTGSHEFHVLAESGEDDIAFSDSSDYAANIEKAEAIPRETERSSATKELRLVDTPNCKTIAALVEQFQLPIEKTIKTLLVRSIEKDQLIALIVRGDHELNEIKAANLPQVAQPLVFATEAEIRATMGAGPGSLGPLNLPISCVIDRSVALMSDFVAGANQEDKHYFGVNWERDLPLPEVADLRNVVAGDPSPDGVGTLIIKRGIEVGHIFQLGTKYSQAMNCSVMGENGKPVILTMGCYGIGVSRVVAAAIEQNYDERGIIWPEALAPFQIALVPMKYENQAVREATDKLYAELTAAGYDVLLDDRDKKTSPGVKFADMELVGIPHRIVVGDRGLADGTLEYKHRRDAESQAIPAADILEFINSRASR from the coding sequence ATGCGCACCAGTCAGTTCCTGCTCTCGACCCTTAAAGAAACCCCTTCCGACGCGGTTGTTATCAGCCATCAGCTGATGCTGCGTGCCGGGATGATCCGCAAGCTGGCGTCCGGCCTCTATACCTGGATGCCGATGGGGCTGCGCGCGCTACGCAAGGCCGAGGCTATCGTTCGCGAAGAAATGAACAAGACCGGCGCGCTAGAAGTGTTGATGCCTGGGATACAGCCTGCCGAACTCTGGCAGGAAACCGGTCGTTGGGAGCAGTACGGTCCAGAGCTACTGCGCCTGAAAGATCGTCATGACCGTGAATTCTGTGTAGGCCCGACTCATGAAGAGATCATCACCGACTTGGCGCGCAACGAGCTGAACAGCTACAAGCAACTGCCGATCAACTTCTACCAAATACAGACCAAGTTTCGCGATGAAATCCGTCCTCGCTTCGGCCTGATGCGCGGGCGCGAATTCATCATGAAGGACGCCTATTCGTTCCATGCTGACCAACAGTCACTGCAGGAAACGTATGACCGCATGCATCAGGCGTACTGCAATATCTTCACGCGTCTAGGATTGAATTTCCGTCCCGTTCAGGCGGATACCGGCTCTATTGGCGGCACGGGTTCGCATGAGTTTCATGTACTGGCCGAGTCCGGTGAAGACGATATCGCATTCAGCGACAGTTCCGATTACGCGGCCAACATCGAGAAGGCCGAGGCGATCCCCCGCGAGACTGAGCGCAGCTCTGCGACCAAAGAGCTCCGTCTTGTGGATACCCCAAACTGCAAGACGATTGCTGCACTTGTCGAGCAGTTTCAACTGCCTATTGAAAAAACGATCAAGACCCTGCTTGTACGGAGCATCGAGAAGGACCAACTGATCGCACTGATCGTTCGTGGCGATCATGAGCTGAACGAGATCAAGGCGGCGAACCTGCCTCAGGTCGCACAACCGCTGGTATTCGCGACCGAAGCGGAAATCCGCGCCACCATGGGTGCCGGCCCTGGCTCGCTAGGCCCGCTGAACTTGCCGATCAGCTGCGTCATTGATCGTTCTGTGGCGCTAATGAGCGATTTCGTGGCGGGAGCCAACCAGGAGGACAAGCACTACTTCGGCGTCAATTGGGAGCGTGACCTGCCGCTACCTGAGGTGGCGGACCTGCGCAACGTAGTTGCAGGCGACCCAAGCCCAGATGGCGTCGGCACGCTGATCATCAAGCGCGGCATCGAAGTCGGGCACATCTTCCAGCTGGGTACCAAGTACAGCCAGGCGATGAATTGCAGCGTGATGGGTGAAAACGGCAAGCCTGTCATCTTGACCATGGGCTGCTACGGCATCGGCGTGTCTCGTGTCGTCGCGGCCGCCATCGAGCAGAACTACGATGAGCGCGGAATTATCTGGCCCGAGGCCCTCGCCCCGTTCCAGATCGCGCTGGTCCCAATGAAGTACGAAAACCAGGCCGTCCGCGAAGCAACCGATAAGCTCTACGCGGAACTCACCGCTGCTGGCTATGACGTTCTCCTCGACGACCGTGACAAAAAGACCAGTCCAGGCGTCAAATTTGCCGATATGGAGTTGGTGGGAATACCGCATCGCATCGTTGTAGGCGACCGCGGGCTTGCTGATGGCACTCTGGAATACAAGCATCGCCGCGATGCCGAAAGCCAGGCCATCCCTGCTGCCGACATCCTCGAATTCATCAATTCCCGCGCCAGCCGCTGA
- a CDS encoding outer membrane porin, OprD family → MQVMKWSVIAMAVAAGTSQMALASSQSESEGFVEGSSLTILNRNLYMNRDFRGDAAQSYREAWGHGFIGTFESGFTQGTIGVGVDAIGLLGVKLDSGEGRAWPDIFPKDSEGKPQDDYSSAGVAVKFRVSDTVLKYGTQFVALPVFSTDDARLLPETARGGLITSSEIDGLELNVGRFTALSAKSETDHDSVGLEEINLVGGTYAFSDNLSTSLYYSDVKDAFEKVYGNVNYNLGLGADQSLAFDFNIYQTEYESEFTGTGSDEDNTIWSLASTYALGAHSFTVAYQKSHGGYDTTGYTYGIDGGGTVWLSNSVQYSDFYYEDEQSWQVRYDLDMTTYGVSGLSFMTRYVDGSNINMGAGNPDAEESEWDIEAKYVFQEGPAKDLSLRVRQAFYQATNGLDNDLSDTRLIVEYPLSIL, encoded by the coding sequence ATGCAAGTGATGAAGTGGAGCGTTATTGCAATGGCCGTTGCGGCCGGCACGTCGCAAATGGCGCTGGCGTCCAGCCAGTCCGAATCGGAAGGCTTTGTGGAAGGCAGCAGCCTGACCATTCTGAATCGCAACCTGTATATGAACCGTGATTTCCGCGGCGACGCAGCTCAAAGCTATCGCGAAGCTTGGGGCCACGGCTTCATTGGCACCTTCGAGTCCGGTTTCACTCAAGGCACCATCGGGGTAGGTGTTGACGCGATTGGCCTGCTGGGCGTCAAGCTTGACAGCGGCGAAGGTCGTGCCTGGCCGGACATTTTCCCGAAGGACAGCGAAGGCAAGCCGCAAGATGACTATTCCTCGGCCGGCGTAGCAGTCAAATTCCGCGTTTCAGATACCGTACTGAAGTACGGCACTCAGTTCGTGGCCCTGCCGGTCTTTTCCACCGACGACGCCCGCCTGCTGCCAGAAACTGCACGCGGCGGTCTGATCACCAGCAGTGAGATCGACGGACTAGAATTGAACGTCGGTCGCTTTACCGCACTGAGCGCCAAGTCTGAAACAGACCATGACTCCGTAGGCCTAGAAGAGATCAACCTCGTCGGCGGCACCTACGCGTTCAGTGACAACCTCAGCACCTCGCTGTATTACTCGGATGTAAAAGACGCGTTCGAGAAAGTCTACGGCAATGTCAACTATAACTTGGGCCTTGGTGCAGACCAGTCGCTGGCTTTTGACTTCAATATCTACCAGACAGAGTACGAATCGGAATTCACCGGCACCGGTAGCGACGAAGACAACACTATCTGGAGCCTTGCTTCTACCTACGCCCTTGGCGCTCATAGCTTTACGGTCGCTTATCAGAAATCCCACGGTGGCTACGATACAACCGGCTACACGTACGGCATCGATGGCGGCGGCACTGTATGGCTGAGCAACTCTGTCCAGTATTCCGACTTCTATTACGAAGACGAACAGTCCTGGCAGGTTCGTTACGACCTGGACATGACCACTTATGGCGTTTCCGGGCTGAGCTTCATGACTCGCTATGTTGATGGCAGCAACATCAACATGGGTGCTGGCAACCCAGACGCAGAAGAATCCGAGTGGGATATCGAAGCTAAGTACGTATTCCAGGAAGGCCCAGCTAAGGATCTATCCCTGCGAGTCCGCCAAGCGTTTTATCAGGCCACTAACGGCTTGGATAACGATTTGAGCGACACCCGCCTGATCGTCGAGTACCCGCTGAGCATCCTGTAA